The genome window GCGGTTGCTTCGCTGTCATGCCTTGATAGTGGCAGACGCGAACGATGGTGGTCGTCAACGCCACGTGCCTCGAGCGTAAGACCGGACAGATGCCCGCTTTCGACGCGGACCCAGCCGGTGACTTCGCCAGCAGGCTGCCCTTCTCGTTTAGGCCTTACTCGAGGACACCTCCGCGAGTACTTCGGAGTCTGCCGGTGTCCGAACTCCTCGGAGCCACGCTGCAAGTTGATGGACCGTCCGCACGGCTGGCCGCAGATCGAGGTCCTTGTCGTCGAAGTGCGCGACCTTGTTGCGGAGCTCGCGGATCGAATCGATCCATGCATTGAACTCATCCCGACTGATCGACCAACCGAGGCTATCCCAGTGCTTCACATACATCTGTTGCAGCTTTCCTAGCATTGCGTTGTCGATCTCATCCCTGTCGACGGCTGTGAACTTCGCACGCGCAACGCGCTTCAGCTCCCGTTCGCACCGACCGATGGCGAGGAACGGGACGGCAAGATCCTCGAACTGCTCCGTAAGATCCGTTGCAGTGACGATGCCAGCAAGCTTCCCTTGGTAAGTCACGGCGACGAAGTCGTACTTCACCACGGGCCCAACGTTTGAGAAAAGATCGGAGTGCAGGTCTACCGGGGTTGCCGGCGACAGGATGTCCGCTACGGTACGAGGTTCTTCGCGACGAAGCCGCGCAGAGCCGTAGGACTTCCAGCTCACGACACCGATGAGGTTACGCCTGGTGACGTCATCGACAACGAGGAGCTGCGAGTAGTCATATCTCAACATCATGGCCGTCGCATCGTCTACGGGAGTCGA of Microbacterium sp. LWH13-1.2 contains these proteins:
- a CDS encoding CBS domain-containing protein, producing the protein MASTTNAPSEPTAASSIADRKKYFDYKRKQQEAISVRDLIGYWGARGRGRNVIEMVTADLIKMGFEVDPPIDTGTLDTRVRVQNASASSQYVDPDDHLLTLARIPAASFALANQDDPALPGLVEPSTPVDDATAMMLRYDYSQLLVVDDVTRRNLIGVVSWKSYGSARLRREEPRTVADILSPATPVDLHSDLFSNVGPVVKYDFVAVTYQGKLAGIVTATDLTEQFEDLAVPFLAIGRCERELKRVARAKFTAVDRDEIDNAMLGKLQQMYVKHWDSLGWSISRDEFNAWIDSIRELRNKVAHFDDKDLDLRPAVRTVHQLAAWLRGVRTPADSEVLAEVSSSKA